A region of the bacterium genome:
CCGCCTCGGGCTCCCGGCGGATGCCCACCTCTACCTTTGTCCTCAGAGTCTCTTCAAACTGCGGCCGGATTTCGACGGGCTGCTCGGAGAGATTCTGCGGGGCGACCCCCGCGGCCGGATTCTCCTTCTGGAGGGCGCGCACGCCCATCTGCGCGAGATGCTCATGGCGCGCTTCCGGGCGGCCTTTCCGGATGCGGCCGAGCGGGTGGTGTTCGTTCCCAAGATGGGCTGGGCGGAGTTTCTCTCCCTGCTCGCCGGGGCGGACGTGATTCTCGACACGCTGCATTTCAGCGGGGGGCGCACGAGCCTGGAGGCGCTGGCGTACGGCACCCCAATCGTGACGCTCCCGAGCGCCTTCATGCGGGGGAGGGTCACCTATGCGTTCTACCGCCAGATGGGGCTGATGGATTGCGTGGCGGATGCGCCGGAGGGATATGTGGAAGCCGCGCTTCGCCTGGGGAGGGATGCGGATGCCCGCCGGGAGATGCGAGAGAAGATCCGCGCGGCGAACCATGTGCTCTACGAAAACAAGGACACCCTCGGCCAGTTCGAGAATTTTCTTGAGGGCGCTGTGGAGAAGGTCCGCTAATGCGGCAGGGCGCGCTTACGGATCTTGCGTCTCCTGCAGGTAATTTTTCTTGAGGGATTCGATCTGTTCGGGACGTCCCATGGCGAAGAGCGTGTCCCCACTCTGAATGATGAAATTCGCCCCCGGATTGAATATCATTGTCCCGGCGCGCCGGACGGCGATGACGTAAACTCCCGTCTCCTGGCCGATTTGCGACTCCCGTATGGGAAGGCCCACCAGCTTCGAGCCATCCAACACGGTTGTTTCCTCGAAGTCCCAGTCCTTGCTCGTGTAGCCGGCGATGGCGTCGAAGAAGCTGGCCAGCTTCGGGCGCAGCAGCGACTCGGCCATGCGGTGTCCCCCCATCATGTTGGGGGAGACGACCCGGTTGGCGCCGGCGTCTTTCAGGATGGGGATCGCGTTGTCGTCGTCCGCCCGGGCGACGATGAAAAGATTCGGGTTCAGGCGGCGGGCAGAGAGGGTGACGTACACGTTTTCCGCGTCTGTGGGCATCGAGCCGATCAGCCCGTTGGCCCGCTCGATACCGGCCTGGATCAGGGTCTGATCCTTGGTGGCGTCCCCTTGGACCACGAGAATGCCCTCCTCGTTCAGGGAGGCCGCCTTCTCCGGGTTGTTCTCGATGACGACGAATGGTTTTCCTTCTCTTTCGAATTCGTGGGAGATGATGTTCCCGATCTTGCCGTAGCCGCATACGATGTGATGGTTGTGAATGTTCTCAAGCTCGCGCACCCTTTTTCGCCTCCCGAAAATTTGACGGACACGCCCCTCAATCATGTTTTCGGCGATGCTCGCCATCACGTAAAAAACGCTGCCGACCCCCAGCATGAGAAGAAAGGCGGTGAACATCCGGCCGGTCCGGCTGAGGGG
Encoded here:
- a CDS encoding NAD-binding protein → MPQIVRLGGILVGIILIGVVGYTLIEGWPLDDSLYMTIISLTTVGYGEIHPLSRTGRMFTAFLLMLGVGSVFYVMASIAENMIEGRVRQIFGRRKRVRELENIHNHHIVCGYGKIGNIISHEFEREGKPFVVIENNPEKAASLNEEGILVVQGDATKDQTLIQAGIERANGLIGSMPTDAENVYVTLSARRLNPNLFIVARADDDNAIPILKDAGANRVVSPNMMGGHRMAESLLRPKLASFFDAIAGYTSKDWDFEETTVLDGSKLVGLPIRESQIGQETGVYVIAVRRAGTMIFNPGANFIIQSGDTLFAMGRPEQIESLKKNYLQETQDP